The following proteins are encoded in a genomic region of Balaenoptera ricei isolate mBalRic1 chromosome 14, mBalRic1.hap2, whole genome shotgun sequence:
- the RAN gene encoding GTP-binding nuclear protein Ran isoform X2, with amino-acid sequence MAAQGEPQVQFKLVLVGDGGTGKTTFVKRHLTGEFEKKYVATLGVEVHPLVFHTNRGPIKFNVWDTAGQEKFGGLRDGYYIQAQCAIIMFDVTSRVTYKNVPNWHRDLVRVCENIPIVLCGNKVDIKDRKVKAKSIVFHRKKNLQYYDISAKSNYNFEKPFLWLARKLIGDPNLEFVAMPALAPPEVIMDPALAAQYEHDLEVAQTTALPDEDDDL; translated from the exons ATGGCTGCGCAAGGAGAGCCCCAAGTGCAGTTCAAG CTCGTATTGGTTGGTGACGGCGGTACTGGGAAAACTACATTTGTGAAACGCCATCTGACTGGTGAATTTGAGAAGAAGTATGTAG CCACCTTGGGCGTTGAGGTCCATCCCCTTGTGTTCCATACCAACAGAGGACCCATTAAGTTCAACGTATGGGATACAGCTGGCCAGGAGAAATTTGGAGGACTGAGAGATGGCTATTACATCCAAG CTCAGTGTGCCATCATAATGTTTGATGTAACGTCAAGGGTCACTTACAAGAACGTGCCTAACTGGCATAGAGATCTGGTGCGAGTGTGCGAGAACATCCCCATCGTGCTGTGTGGCAACAAAGTGGACATCAAGGACAGAAAGGTTAAGGCAAAGTCGATTGTCTTCCACCGAAAGAAGAATCTTCAG TACTATGACATCTCCGCCAAAAGTAACTACAATTTTGAAAAGCCCTTCCTCTGGCTTGCTAGAAAACTGATCGGAGACCCTAACTTGGAGTTCGTCGCCATGCCTGCTCTCGCCCCGCCAGAGGTGATCATGGACCCAGCGTTGGCAGCGCAGTACGAGCACGATCTAGAG GTTGCTCAGACAACTGCCCTCCCGGATGAAGATGATGACCTGTGA
- the RAN gene encoding GTP-binding nuclear protein Ran isoform X1, protein MRQANGYSRRSRGGVRARARGATWERRGAVAPPSLGARRRRLRLRAFELRFRHLSSPQSDGRGDASGSSIAMAAQGEPQVQFKLVLVGDGGTGKTTFVKRHLTGEFEKKYVATLGVEVHPLVFHTNRGPIKFNVWDTAGQEKFGGLRDGYYIQAQCAIIMFDVTSRVTYKNVPNWHRDLVRVCENIPIVLCGNKVDIKDRKVKAKSIVFHRKKNLQYYDISAKSNYNFEKPFLWLARKLIGDPNLEFVAMPALAPPEVIMDPALAAQYEHDLEVAQTTALPDEDDDL, encoded by the exons ATGCGCCAGGCCAACGGGTACAGCCGCCGGAGCCGGGGCGGCGTGCGTGCGCGTGCGCGAGGGGCCACGTGGGAGCGACGCGGCGCCGTTGCCCCGCCCTCCCTCGGCGCGCGCCGGCGTCGGCTGCGTCTCCGGGCATTTGAATTGCGCTTCCGCCATCTTTCCAGCCCTCAGTCAGACGGGCGCGGAGACGCTTCTGGAAG TAGCATCGCGATGGCTGCGCAAGGAGAGCCCCAAGTGCAGTTCAAG CTCGTATTGGTTGGTGACGGCGGTACTGGGAAAACTACATTTGTGAAACGCCATCTGACTGGTGAATTTGAGAAGAAGTATGTAG CCACCTTGGGCGTTGAGGTCCATCCCCTTGTGTTCCATACCAACAGAGGACCCATTAAGTTCAACGTATGGGATACAGCTGGCCAGGAGAAATTTGGAGGACTGAGAGATGGCTATTACATCCAAG CTCAGTGTGCCATCATAATGTTTGATGTAACGTCAAGGGTCACTTACAAGAACGTGCCTAACTGGCATAGAGATCTGGTGCGAGTGTGCGAGAACATCCCCATCGTGCTGTGTGGCAACAAAGTGGACATCAAGGACAGAAAGGTTAAGGCAAAGTCGATTGTCTTCCACCGAAAGAAGAATCTTCAG TACTATGACATCTCCGCCAAAAGTAACTACAATTTTGAAAAGCCCTTCCTCTGGCTTGCTAGAAAACTGATCGGAGACCCTAACTTGGAGTTCGTCGCCATGCCTGCTCTCGCCCCGCCAGAGGTGATCATGGACCCAGCGTTGGCAGCGCAGTACGAGCACGATCTAGAG GTTGCTCAGACAACTGCCCTCCCGGATGAAGATGATGACCTGTGA